One genomic window of Cannabis sativa cultivar Pink pepper isolate KNU-18-1 chromosome 2, ASM2916894v1, whole genome shotgun sequence includes the following:
- the LOC115721291 gene encoding LOW QUALITY PROTEIN: bifunctional 3-dehydroquinate dehydratase/shikimate dehydrogenase, chloroplastic (The sequence of the model RefSeq protein was modified relative to this genomic sequence to represent the inferred CDS: inserted 1 base in 1 codon): MGSVGMKKTATLLCVPLMAKSAEGMVSGMNQAKAQGADIVEIRLDCIDNFHPQKDLDIILKDKLLTTLIVFRPKWNGGFYEGXEHSRIEALQMAKDLGDDYVEFELKVASKFMEEQRNSPSRGTKNIVSFYVNGETPLEQELKHIISSMQETRADIIKLVTNAADITELPRIFNLFSICQVPLIAYSSGERGLISQILSPKYGGFLVYGSIDGDSIPSLPTLASLIEVYKVDCINKDTKVFGLISKPVGHSKGPILHNPVIRHVNFNVVYVPMFVDDLQKFFSVYPSPDFPGFSVGIPYKEAVIEFCGEVNQLAQAIDAANTIIRRPSDGKLIGYNTDCEAAITAIEDALIRAHRCTNGKTSLNSPLKDKLFVLVGAGGAGRALAFGAKSRGAHVVVFDIDFDREKSLAYAVRGEVRNFKELAKFQPEKGAILANATPLGMHPSTARIPVSEASLADYELVFDSVYTPKNTKLLKEAETAGAIIVSGVEMFLRQAIGQFNLFTERQAPEELMREIILDKF; encoded by the exons atgGGAAGTGTTGGAATGAAGAAAACCGCAACCTTGTTATGTGTTCCGTTAATGGCTAAATCTGCCGAGGGAATGGTGAGTGGCATGAACCAGGCCAAGGCACAAGGAGCTGATATTGTTGAGATCAGGTTGGATTGCATTGACAATTTTCATCCTCAAAAAGACCTTGACATCATCTTGAAAGATAAACTGTTGACAACCCTCATCGTTTTTCG GCCAAAGTGGAATGGTGGTTTCTATGAAG ATGAACATAGTAGAATTGAGGCACTTCAAATGGCAAAAGATTTGGGAGATGATTATGTAGAATTTGAGCTCAAG GTGGCCTCTAAGTTTATGGAAGAACAAAGAAATAGTCCTAGCAGAGGTACTAAAAATATTGTATCATTTTATGTAAATGGAGAGACCCCTTTAGAACAAGAACTTAAACATATTATTTCAAGTATGCAAGAAACAAGAGCAGATATCATCAAATTAGTCACTAATGCAGCTGATATTACAGAATTACCAAGAATTTTTAATCTCTTCTCAATTTGCCAG GTACCGCTGATTGCATACTCTTCTGGGGAAAGAGGTCTCATAAGCCAAATATTGTCCCCAAAATATGGTGGATTCTTGGTGTATGGCTCTATAGATGGAGATTCCATACCAAGTTTGCCTACCTTAGCAAGCCTTATAGAAGTCTATAAAGTTGACTGCATAAACAAGGATACTAAAGTTTTTGGACTTATCTCAAAACCTGTTGGACATAGCAAAGGTCCTATATTGCACAATCCTGTCATCAGGCATGTCAATTTTAATGTAGTTTATGTTCCAATGTTCGTTGATGATCTTCAGAAATTCTTCAGTGTCTATCCCAGCCCAGACTTTCCTGGATTTAG TGTTGGAATTCCATACAAGGAGGCAGTAATTGAATTTTGTGGTGAAGTTAATCAACTTGCTCAG GCTATAGATGCTGCTAATACAATTATAAGGAGGCCTAGTGATGGAAAGCTAATTGGTTATAACACAGATTGTGAAGCTGCAATAACTGCAATTGAGGATGCACTAATCAGAG CACACAGATGTACTAATGGAAAAACATCTTTGAATTCTCCACTTAAAGACAAGTTGTTTGTGCTGGTTGGAGCTGGTGGAGCAGGAAGAGCCTTAGCCTTTGGTGCCAAAAGTAGAGGAgctcatgtagtagttttcgaCATTGATTTTG ACAGAGAAAAGTCTCTTGCTTATGCTGTACGTGGTGAAGTAAGGAATTTCAAAGAATTAGCCAAGTTTCAGCCAGAGAAAGGAGCAATTCTTGCCAATGCAACACCTCTAGGAATGCACCCAAGTACAGCTCGAATTCCTGTTTCTGAG GCAAGCTTGGCAGATTATGAGCTTGTATTTGACTCGGTTTACACACCTAAGAATACCAAATTACTAAAAGAAGCTGAAACAGCCGGTGCTATCATCGTCAGTGGAGTCGAAATGTTTCTTAGACAGGCCATTGGACAATTCAATCTCTTCACAGAAAGACAAG CTCCTGAAGAGTTGATGCGTGAGATTATTTTGGACAAGTTTTAA